gagagagaaggtacGTACCGATCTGATGTTATCCAAAGTGATGAGGCCATTTTTGTTAGGTGCTAAAAGTGCAAACTGTGCTTTCAGATAAAGAAGTTCATCTGTGATTAATGTCTTGGACAGAGCCTGGAGAGAGAGTATAAAAGTTAGCATCAACACTAACAATGTGAAACAAATAACACAATGAAGAGATTGCAAGGAAAAATGTACCATCAAAGCAGCTTTGCGCAACGAAGAAGATTTCAAATATGCTTTCATCTGCCTGAAGATCAGAATATCAAATGGGATATTCATCTTCTTACATCCCGCGATCCATGGATGCACTGGAGAAATGCACTCATCAGAAGATATGAAAAAGAAGATAAACCAAAGAAAGATTGTGGAGTTACTGACTCAAAGCTTGAGAGGCTGTCATTCTCTTTCGTGGATCTTTGTACAGTAACCGTTTAACAAAATCTTTTGCTTCAAAGGACAATGAAGGCCAAGGAGGCTCATTAAAACTCGGATCAGATTTAAGAACTGCTCTGAAGATCCCTGATTCAGTTCTTGCCCAAAAGGGACGGCTTCCACATAGGAGAATGTATGCTATGACTCCTATACTCCAAACATCCGCTTCCGTGGTGTAAGATCTGTGTAGAACTTCGGGGGCTACGTAATATGCACTGCCCACTATATCGTTTAGTCTTTCGTCTGGTCTGACAAAGTCTGATAAACCAAAGTCTATCACTTTCAACTGAGAGTTGTCCTCCTTGGAAGTGTACAAGAAGTTCTGGTACATGCAAAGTATTTAAGATTAGGGGAAGTTTCAAATGAAAATCTTTTCTTTCGAGTTTAAAAAAGAGGAGAATAGAGGTTCACCTCTGGTTTTAAATCTCTATGAACAACTCCTTGGAGATGACAGAAAGCTACAACGTTAAGGATCTGTGTAAGGACAGCTTTTGCATCATCTTCAGAGTATTTCCCTCCCCTAAAAGACAATGTGACATAGTCAGACCAAAAGTTAATAAATGGCAAatgaatctctttcttttaaTAGCAGACCTTGCTAGTATTCTGTCAAGGAGTTCACCACCTCCACATAACCTGAAAGTTCCAAGAAAGCAACTGTTTATTCACAGAAAATATGAATCTGAAGATATATAAGATTATTTTCCTGTAAATACGATTAAAATCTAGTTGATTCAAGCATTGTATGTAGCATGACAGCAATTTGTTCTTACTCCATTACGATATAGACGTTGGCATTGTCCTCGAAAGCATCATAGAATTGTACTAGATTGTTATGTCCAGATAACGCCCGCAGGATTTTCACTTCTCTTCTCACATCCTCTATAGATATTGCAGTTGTCATCTGGCAAAACCAAATCCTAATGAGCAACGGTGACAGCTATTGCGAATCATGAAGTCAGATAAGTTGATTGCATGTTACAAAATTGCATGAGGACCATAGATACTTCTTCAtttacttgatgacataagcaCAAAAATGACTATGCTTCCAATGAATTATTGACCAAGTTATAACGTGTAGAACTTTTTCACCAGAAAAAAAAGTCAGCAAAATTTACATCTACTACCATTGAAAATCTCTTCACCTTTGACAAAACATATTAAACTTATCAAAAACCTTTACAACCTAATCCGAGTTCAAAAACATGTTGTCTTTTCTATTAATTTCTAAGCATAACAGTCCCACTACTCCATTTAATTTTTCCAACAAGAAGACAGTAAGTTCatagagaagaaagaaactaTCAAGAGAACCTATGAATGATTTCTTCTACTGGCAGCCATAGGCTAACATTACCATGAAACAGGGTAACATCTAACAAACCAAAtcagacaacaacaaaaagagaCCAACACATCTGTAAAATGATCAAATTTCAAGCTAATAGTAGAATACAATGAGGCATTTCTCTATCTATCACCAATCAATCAAGAGCATGCAAACTCAAAGCCAAATGAAGCATAAACCTTAAGATTAAAACTTGAGAAAGTATAAGATTGTAAAGCTTTGACCTTAGATTTAGGGATGACTTTAACAGCAACCTCATGATCCTTGAGCTCTCCTTTCTTGAAATTAGCAGAGCAAGTATACCCAAAATGCCCTCTCCCAATCTCTTCCCCTAACTCCATCCTACTCTGAAACTCCCTTGAGAATCCGAATCTCTTGTCCAGCCCCAcctcctctctctccttctcctcctccgtCTGCTTCTTCTCCGCCGGCAAAGTAGCTTCCTTCTTCCCCTTTCTCCGCCGCAGAACATCCCGGATGTGTTTCGCCGGTGACGGAGGGTGGAAAGCACGCGCGAGCTGACGTAGCGGAGTGCTGGTGACGCTCTTGATCTCTCCTCCTCCGCCTCCGTCGCGGCTCTTGTTGCGGCGGTGCCTGGCGGGGCTTGGAGTGTAGAATGGGAGGAAAGGAGAGGACTTTACGGCGGTTGAGGTACGAACAGGTGTTTTCCCGGGATGGACAGGGGTAGAATCGTCATTTTGTGGGAACGCGTCTTTGGGTTTCACGGAGGAGGAGGGTTTGGAGGTACAACCTCCCATCGTCTTCTCCGGTTTACAGtcaaattgaaagaaaaaaaaaagaaatttaattttgaaaaattaaaaagacagaagaagaagaattgggACAGTGAGCTTTATGAGAATCACAGCAAAGACATTGAATTGAAGGTCTGGTTTTTTAGAGAGAGGCCACATGGCAGAATCTGCGGGTGTGTTGATCTGATGAAGGTAGATGTGGATTGGTGGAGATTTAGTTGCTTTTTGCCacgtgttttattttgaaaattttattaaaattgttttgttttcttgttttactttcggtttaatttatcattaattatttgtcttttttcttgtcttttattTTGTGGGGGccttatagtttttttttttggtcttttgTATTTTGATACTTTATTTAGACGAATATCAAACCAATAAAAAGTTtggaaatctgtttttttagagaaaaaaatggtaaatatgtccctttagactaatttatactactttatgtcctattagactaatttttttcaaaatggcagtaatgcccttaaaattgtaatttttttaaaaagatatatattgagttcgacaaaggggatcgatcgatcccactttacaagttatagtggatcgatcgatcccgatcattattcagaacaaaaaaaaacgcgaaatatatactgatcgacctggtccatttcactcgatcgaCGAAGGTCGATTtacacagatcgaccgatctgtaagaatagatcgatcgatcccgtgccGAGGAAAGAATCCCAAATCGAGGAAAGTATAGTTATGTAGGAGAAGATAAATGGAGGTTTTTATCATATTCTCTCTATTTTGCTGAGTTAAATTCGGTTCAAATAAGATGTATCAGAGTATGGGATCGATTGTTCCAAACTGCCAATCGATCGATCCAAATTTCCGATCGATCGATCCATATTTTCGATCGATCGGTCGGTACGAGATCGAGCTTTGCCGATCGAGAGAACTGTACCAGGTCGATCAAAAGATTGTccgtgtttttgtttgttttgcatATTGATCAGGATCGACCGTTTTTCTAACCAAGTTAATACGGCATGAAAATTAAACAAAGTTTTCCCAAACTGAAACAAAGTTACTAAAATTCAAGCAAATATAATCAGAAAAACTGAAACAAAGTTGTCACAAACAGAAACAAAGTTACTAGAAATCAAGCAAATGAATTTTGGAAAACTTTCACTAAATTGTGAAGAACACAGCAAACAAATCCACTATATTGGCATCTTGCAAGTTGCTCTATTATGACCACCAAGACCACATCTACTGCACTTACGAGACTGACCCCCCTGTGATCCTTGTGATGATCAGATTTTGTCTTCAACAGTTTCATATCTGCGTTTTCTATTTCTTCCAAGAGATCTTCTTGTCTCAGGCGGTAGCACTTCAGAATTTTCCACAACTTGTGGGACAGACCAACCATCTTCAGGAACTGAAATGGGATTTATGCTTTCTTGATAAGCTTCTCTCCAAGCTCCCGTGGTATACAAAAAATCAGTCAATGTATATGGTTCTCTACCAACAAAGAAACCAGATTTTATTGCGTGTCTACAAGAGATTTTCAAGAGGTCGTACTTCCCACAAGAACAAGTCCGTTTGTCCAAATCAACAAAGCAGTCAATTGTATCGCCTTTAACAAGCAGCTGACTATCAGTTACAAGGTAAACTTTGAAAGTTTTCCCCTTTCCAATTCTCTTATCAATCTTTTCCTCCACATCTATGGTCAAACGGTGGGTGTGCTTTGAAATCAACTTCTTACGCTTAAAAAatcttttcctttttgtttttttttaaaaaaaaaatcgattttttgttaaaaaatataaaagtgaattttctcaaatattttgtttccatatttttaggaactgatttcttatccgtagaatacaactaatatgtagaaatcagtttctacagttttttagaattatagtaatgtttagaatttgatttctacatgttttagatttatagtaaatctgtagaagtcgatttctacatgttttagaattagattaatgtgtagatttcgatttctaagaattttagaaatgtaggttaagcgcggaatgtgtattctacatatttgtagaatactcctatttacgtagatcacgtattctaaacattgtagattcaatgaaaaaagtagatttcgttttctacttcgtagaatatcatttctactttttttagaacatagtctgaaatttataattttaacttttttataactggaaaatataccattatgttcatataggtattttaacaaatgttactatttttccaaattttttttgtttgtaaaactctttattaaaattattttcataaatattaaagggtattataggaaaatatgacacaaaatatagattagtctaaagggacatagttactatttttttgctctaaaaaaacagttttccctaAAAAGTTTCACATAAATTGGTGAACTGTGTAGATCTTAGTGTTTATGGAAAATAATCTTACAAAAatgataagaaataaaaaccgTTTCTCAATCTAATAATAAATACTAATCATTCTGtttccagaaaataaaataaaaaactgtttaaaaatatttataagttttcaacatattgtttatcaatttaaaatcaCTAAATTTATGGAATTATTATTGatacaatttatttaaattagttaatcaTACAAAATGATGCAtgtattcaaattttatttattttcttaatatatgtggaAAGTGAGATTCAGAAAAGAATGTAGTGAaagattgaaaaaaaatcattactaGAAAAATAGAGGGAGTACACATCTAgatgatccaaagagattatgtaaatataatttttatatttatatactccctccgttcctaaaagatccatgttatagttttttcatacttattaagaaaacatttaaaattgtattttccaaTACATTGTTTTCCTTAATTAGctattttcaataacttttaaccaatgaaattttattaaacacaattgtattttttgaaaagtacatttttttcattaattaatgctttgaaaatgtaaaaaatgtatcttttttaaacaatttttttttctaaaaaatggaTCTATAAGGAGCAGAGGGAGTATATAGCATTTTTCAACTTTGTGTTAGATATTTGACAATATATATAGTTGTTGGGTCGTATCTTTTAAGAAATAGGCCCAAAAACGGAATTCGAAACTCGCAAACAACAATAACATCCCAAGCTAAGTTTTGAAAAAGCTACATGCGTTTAATTTGCTTATGGGTTAAGGGCTATCATCACATAagtagtttaaaaaatatatataatggaaACAAAAAGTGGTCCACTGTAACAATTTCAGAACGATTGCTAGCATGTGGTTGGCGGTATATAACAAGTTTGTAATTTTGTAGATAATTTACTAAAGATTATCTATCAACCATGAATCATAGTCCCTAGTCCCTGCATGGATTTACATATATAGTTATCTTTTTTCCTAATCTATCTTCTCTAGTTAGTAAATACCAAATAGTCAGCGAAGAATATTGATTTGAAAATCTATCTCTAGCTAACTGTAGTCAAATAACTTCGCTCTCAAAATCAAGATAACTTAACAAATATATGTATCACTAATTGATTGTATGTACATATCTGCTCTTTTTCTTCAAAGAAGTTGATATATGTAATGTAACCCAACAACTTCATTGTATCTGGACAGGATGTATTTCAATTTTCAAATGCTTATTAGATCGATCAGCATCTTCAAGAAGAATTAACTGGTCCACATCTCTAGTTTATTCTCACTAACTCTTGATTTGATTACCGAATATTACAAGATCTTAGAAGTTGCGtatttttatgttcatcttCCCATTTTAGTACATCTGTATAGACTAACGCTGGTTATTGGTGTTTCGTGTTTGATTTAGTTCATATTTATTGATCATTCGTCTTTCATTTAATGACAACAGTGATTCGTTTTCTACAACCAATATTCGAGTTACATAGTCAAAATAAATAGGTGAGAATGATTACACAACAGGGTTGCAGTCCTTGTGCTATAAACCCTTCATTATTCAGTTAATCTCAcacgaaaaataaataaatcaaaacatacaAAAGAAATTGCCCAAATTATAAACGaaatgcaaaaagaaaaaaaaaaacactcaaaaAACTTCACCATGCCTTCTTAATTAGTCCAAACACTATGTAGTTACCTCATCATCCCAAACTCATGTCCTTGCTTCTGTGAAGCCATATCTCAAGAAACCAACCCACGTGTATTATTTGGTTAAAGATTGTTAGATAATAATAAATAGTAGTAGTCGTTCACGTAGAGATTGTTAGATAAGACTGAGATTGACAGGTTTGCCACGTCCCATGGTGAAGCCTCTTGTTCCATCAGGCATCCTTGGTCCTTTTGTTGCTGTTTTTGGAGACGAAGATCCGTGTAAACCTAGACTCGGTGACATTGGGCCAAGGCTGAGTCCCATCCCAATACCGAAGCTACGTTCTCCTCCTCCTACCACATAGCTTCTTGGAGACCGTCCTCTTCCTTTTCCTCTCCCTTTTCCCCACAGTCCTCCAAGAGTGTTCTCATCACCCTAACGTGCACAccaagaaatatattttttttccttaaaaggAAAGGTTTAATTTGAAGGGGATTAAGCAACACTAACCTCGTTATCAAGCTGATGCTCGGTTAAATGGAGACGTGGAGAGTCTTCTCCTGATTCATAAGGACTCTCATCATCTATGAGGATGCCATCAAAGTTTCTTCTGTGCTTGAGAACTGATTTGGGCtgtaaaatacaaattaatgcAACTTAATCTCAGAGGTTTTTTGAGTTACTTACGAGATATATATGTTGgttaataaaacattataagTGTAATGGATTTACCGAGCATCTAAGAAGCAGCCTCACACGAAGTCCTTTCCTCCAGTTTCTTTCATCGTTCAGCTTCTCCACCTGGTATGCATCACATCTTAGAAACTACTTCACTGAGTTTTGGATGAACTGTGAAAGAAAAGATTCACTCACAGCTTTGTCCGCGACAACAGTGTGGTCATACTCGATCAGTGCGTGAATCTTTGGATTAAAAACAATCTTTTAAGTCCATGAAAAGCTCAAGAAACAGAGGAAATTATTAGAAGCAAGTTTTGGTACTTACTTTGTTGCTCATCAAGAAATCTCCTTTTGGACGAGAGGAGTTTGATTCTGGAGGATGACAGATTCTAATCGCTTTAACGCTGAAACAAATTCTTACTTGTTGTttggttagaaaaaaaaaagccatgTTGTTTAAGTGAAAGTATATGAAGTAGAGTGTTTCTTACTTTCCAACAACTCCAAAGATCTTCTCAAGGTTCTGGTAGGAGTGATCATCTGGTAGATTCTCTGCAACAACGGTCCGGCCCTGAAGAGCAATAAACAGAAACAAGAAGTagttaatatgtatatatatatagttgattataaatataatgAAGGCTTTCATGGTAGTTAGTTACCTGCAAATCCTCTCTGTCTCTATCAGTAAATGGAACTTTACGCTTAACTTTCTTGTTGTCTTCACTCACAACCTTCATTTGTTAACAAATCTCtcagtatatatatactcaAGATCTTATGATTAGCATGTTGGTATCTAGAAAGAAGCTTACAAGCTTAGAGGAGGAGCGCAGAGCCAATGAAACTAAGTGGTGGTTACTCGTTAAAGCCTTGATCTTCTTGGTGGAAGCAATGTAAGATATTGGCACTGATTTTAAATAGAGACAGACATATGaatgtaaaaacaaaacaaaactacgttttgaatatatatatatatatatttacaagttgTTTCAGAAAACTGAAGGCTTACCATAACCTTCAGGGTCTTTGTTCATGTGCTTTGAGATGGACTCATTAGCTAAGAGACTCATATCCGTGAACTGGTACTCAACCTATACTTTGAAACCATAGTTAGTTTCAAGAAATTGAATTGAAAGGCTGAACCAGCGTCGGTTTAATCTTATTTGATACATCTATCATTATGTGCAGCTACACCAATTAAtcaacacaatttttttttttaattttctgtaaATATGATCTAATGACATAATTATTATCTCACATTATAAAACGAGATAAAACATAATACACATGTGAAAAGATATTGATAATTtatattgacattttttttcctataatcCGAACATTGAATAGATTTGACATCAAAACATCAAGTTTCACTGCATATATTTGACAAATTTATGATCAATTTAAACACTTACacatataaaaattgaaaatgatacttttaacacataaatttcattttttttaaataacacaaaaataaaaaaaaacatttgcaattaaaaaaacaataacgCGGGAAATAAAAGAAGTGTTAACCTGTTTGACGATCTTAAGGCGGAGATCATCAGAGAGCaacgaagaagaaggagaagagttctgATTCACCGGAAACTGAACCGCCGGGCTCGGAACGTAAAACGCAGCCGCCGGATCGTGAACGTGTGGATGCTGAGCAGGATCTCCTTCTCCGACGAAGAACCAATCCGACGCCTGAGAACCGACCGCCGTCCCTCCTCCGTCGCTGTAGTGAAAGCAAGGATAAAAGTAACCGGAGATCGGAGAAACCTGCGGTGTAGGTACGGCGGCACGCGATTGTGGTACGAACTCTGGTGCTTCAGCGTTGAATTTGAACGAGGACGCCTGAGTGCCGGAAGATCCgccgcctcctcctcctcctcctccgtctgAGACTTTCTTATCCGCCGTGACGGATTCAACATCTTCTCGGTGCATCTGCGCCATTTTCCACTCACTATGCAAAACTctcttaacaaaatttatatttttttggtgtttatattttttcaatctaacaaaattaatattttttttttgttgtttgtggatttgatttcttcttctctagTTTTTTTCTCACTACTTCCTCTAATAGTTATaaaacaaagatttttttttgaagccCTTGGCTTTTCGCGCAAATTATGGATTTGTAACGAGAAAAACTAGCTTCTAGCTTTGACTTTGTATTTTTACTATTTCTTTCAAACTGTTTTAGAACTTTTAGTTCTCTCTTCCTAAAAGAGATTAGGAACATAAACTATATTATTAGATGTCATTATTTAATTGATAGATTTGCAATccataaaaaatgaaagaaaaactgCTCAATCACAGACCtgtcaaaatttgaaaaaatcataTTTCTAGTGTAAACATCTTTTAAAGACTATAAACAGCTTAAATGATATTGTTATCTACCCAACTTTAGTTTTCTAGTGATTTAAATACACATTCTCAATACCATTAACCACCAACCAGTTGGTACTTAATTAGTTCAAACTTCTTTTAGTTTCCTAGTGTTAATTAAAATTACTAACCTCTCAAGTTAATCAGCAAAAAGTAAATGAAATGTCCTATTTTATGTTTCTGATGACTGAAAGATGGTGAGTTTCGAATCACAAACATGGTGAatatcaaaacatagaaaaacttaagagtaaatgaaaaaaaaaaaaaaaaaagcaattctaatagctctctctctctctctctctctcttttaatGAGTCTCACAGACAAGTATCATCCAATAGGATACTCATAAGGACATTTTCAAAAGGCActtaatagaaaattaaaaattttaaaaacccaAACTATACCTTGTCCCTCATTCTTGTTGCCCGAATACTTGTTGCCCTAATTGTTGCAGTAATTCTCGATGTTGTTGCAGTTGACTTTGTTCATTTATTGTTGGGTTCAGTTTCATAATTTGTGGTTGCAGTAGCTGTTGCATTTGCGCTTGCCTTatttgctgttgttgttgtatcATTTGCTGTTGCAGTTGACTTGGTTTCATAACTTGTGGTTGCAGTAACCCTTGCTGCTGTTGCTCTTGCTGTCGCCTTGCTTGACGTAGCTGTAACATTTGATACCTTTGCTGTTGCATTATTGTTTGCAGTGATCCTTGTTGCCCTAATCCGCGATGCCATGTTCCTTGTTGACTTTGCATCGATATTTGTGGTGCTTGTAGCACAGTGTTAGTTGGGTTTGGGCTTGGCTTCTGAGAGACCCTTATCATCTCTTCCGGAAATACGCCCACATTTGTAACTCCTGTTTGATTCGTAACATTCTTTAGTTTTTCTGAAACACTGTTATGTTCCACCTCAAGAGTCTTGATAGCTatcaagaaacaaagaaaaacaaaaaggaaacgGGTAAgttatatatagttattttacTTCTCAAATCATTagaataattcaaaatataatttatatagaatGATCAATCGATCATGATGATCGATATATTGTGAATTAGACGAAAAATGAATATTACCATGATCTAGGATTCGTTTGGAGTTAGGAAGTCCGAGATCCTTGATCTTACTCATCTCCTCCTTGAGAGAGACAAGATACATTTGGATCTTGACGTATTTTTCATAAAGTGTTAACGTTTGAGATTTTTCAATGTCTTCCACGAACAACTTCAATGGATTACTCGTTGGTGGTGGCATGGGAGCACTATATATTAGAATGCTCAGAGGTTAGATTAAATGATTTTGTACaaattatatgatattaatTGGACGCATACATCATGATTTCAAACTCCTGGATGACTATAGATCTGATCGACTTGGTTTAAAtccaagtatattttttttattgattggtGAATAAGAGGCCTAGCTAGGTGGTCAATGTTTACATATTTAACAACAAAAATCATAACAAATAGGTAAAAAGAGGGAAAGGAAAAGAGAATACGTGTttgatgatggtgatggtgatgtgCAAGTGTTCATCGTTGATACTAAGTCTTCAATCTCCGATTGATAAGAACGTTCTCGGATAATTTTGGCCGCTATGGGCCTAGTTAGGTCGTCTATGTTTacatattcaaaagaaaaaaacaattaggtAAACACAAGGCAAGAAAGAGAGCATACGTCTTTGATGATGATGGCCCTGTGCAAGTATTCATCGTTAAAGTTATCCGAGTTTAGAAAAAAACCTTATAAGCTTTTCTctaagaaaaccctaaatttgATCCCGTCTTGCTTTTATTCTTTCTTTCAACCCTAGTACTAGTATATATAGTATAGAAgaagtattattatttttattgttattaaattatttccttttttccGTCTCAACCTTGAATGTTGATGACTTCGCAGCTTTGGGTGGGGAGCTATTTCTTGAAGAATCGAATCATAAATTATTTAgttgttgacaaaaagaaaatatatgtatccagtgaattaaaatatatagtgtacaaaaaaaactcttaaGACGACATATAGGTCCTCTACATGCATGGCAGAATAATTTTAGAACAATAATCATTAGATTTCTTGTTTATAGGTAAAATTCTTTGTAAAGATTTGACTATAAGCTTTGTAAAAGGCTATGAG
This region of Brassica napus cultivar Da-Ae chromosome C5, Da-Ae, whole genome shotgun sequence genomic DNA includes:
- the LOC106356677 gene encoding bromodomain-containing protein DDB_G0280777, whose amino-acid sequence is MNTCTSPSPSSNTAPMPPPTSNPLKLFVEDIEKSQTLTLYEKYVKIQMYLVSLKEEMSKIKDLGLPNSKRILDHAIKTLEVEHNSVSEKLKNVTNQTGVTNVGVFPEEMIRVSQKPSPNPTNTVLQAPQISMQSQQGTWHRGLGQQGSLQTIMQQQRYQMLQLRQARRQQEQQQQGLLQPQVMKPSQLQQQMIQQQQQIRQAQMQQLLQPQIMKLNPTINEQSQLQQHRELLQQLGQQVFGQQE
- the LOC106410518 gene encoding CDPK-related kinase 2; amino-acid sequence: MGGCTSKPSSSVKPKDAFPQNDDSTPVHPGKTPVRTSTAVKSSPFLPFYTPSPARHRRNKSRDGGGGGEIKSVTSTPLRQLARAFHPPSPAKHIRDVLRRRKGKKEATLPAEKKQTEEEKEREEVGLDKRFGFSREFQSRMELGEEIGRGHFGYTCSANFKKGELKDHEVAVKVIPKSKMTTAISIEDVRREVKILRALSGHNNLVQFYDAFEDNANVYIVMELCGGGELLDRILARGGKYSEDDAKAVLTQILNVVAFCHLQGVVHRDLKPENFLYTSKEDNSQLKVIDFGLSDFVRPDERLNDIVGSAYYVAPEVLHRSYTTEADVWSIGVIAYILLCGSRPFWARTESGIFRAVLKSDPSFNEPPWPSLSFEAKDFVKRLLYKDPRKRMTASQALMHPWIAGCKKMNIPFDILIFRQMKAYLKSSSLRKAALMALSKTLITDELLYLKAQFALLAPNKNGLITLDNIRSALASNATEAMKESRIPDFLALLNGLEYKGMDFEEFCAASISVHQHESLDCWEQSVRHAYELFEMNGNRVIVIEELASELGVGSSIPVHTILHDWIRHTDGKLSFLGFVKLLHGVSTRQPLAKTR
- the LOC106372759 gene encoding la-related protein 6C, with translation MAQMHREDVESVTADKKVSDGGGGGGGGGSSGTQASSFKFNAEAPEFVPQSRAAVPTPQVSPISGYFYPCFHYSDGGGTAVGSQASDWFFVGEGDPAQHPHVHDPAAAFYVPSPAVQFPVNQNSSPSSSLLSDDLRLKIVKQVEYQFTDMSLLANESISKHMNKDPEGYVPISYIASTKKIKALTSNHHLVSLALRSSSKLVVSEDNKKVKRKVPFTDRDREDLQGRTVVAENLPDDHSYQNLEKIFGVVGNVKAIRICHPPESNSSRPKGDFLMSNKIHALIEYDHTVVADKAVEKLNDERNWRKGLRVRLLLRCSPKSVLKHRRNFDGILIDDESPYESGEDSPRLHLTEHQLDNEGDENTLGGLWGKGRGKGRGRSPRSYVVGGGERSFGIGMGLSLGPMSPSLGLHGSSSPKTATKGPRMPDGTRGFTMGRGKPVNLSLI